Genomic window (Insulibacter thermoxylanivorax):
GACCACAGCAAAGGGGGTTCAACCGGACGGACTTCTTGTCCCGCGGCTGAACCCTTGTACCCTTGCTAAAGCCTGAATTAAGATTGGTTCGGCGCATAGCGAGGCACCGCTTCCCATACATGCTCTACCAGCTGCACCGTCATCTCGTAGGCCAAGAACGGTGTCATCAGATAGATGCCCTTGAACCAGCGCATCGCTTCGTCCAGAAGTTCCTTGGCGATCGCCACGCCGGCCTTTCTGCCATCTTCTCCTTCCAGGCCGGCCATGCGAGCCCGCACATCGTCGGACAGCTTGATCCCCGGCACTTCGTTGTGCAGGAATTCCGCGTTGCGGCCGGATGCCAGAGGCATGATCCCGATAAAGATCGGAATCGGAATATGCTCCGTCATCTCGGCGATCTGCTGGAACAGAGCAGGATCGTAGACCGGCTGCGTCATGATGAAGTCCGCGCCGGCTTCCACCTTGCGTTCCAAGCGTTTGACCGCCTTGTCGAGATGCTTCACGTTCGGGTTAAAGGCTGCACCGACGACGAAGTTGGCGCGCTGTTTCAGCGGCTTGCCGGAGAAGGCGATGCCCTCGTTCAGCTGTTTGATCATGCGAATCATCTCAAAGGAAGTCAGATCATATACCGAACTTGATCCCGGCAAATCCCCGATCCGCGCCGGATCTCCCGTAACCGCCAGCACGTGGTCGATTCCGAGCGCATGAAGGCCCATCATATGCGACTGTGTGCCGATCAGATTGCGGTCGCGGCAAGCGATATGAACTAGCGGCCGGATGCCGACGCGCTCATGCATCAGATGGCCGAGAGCCATGTTGTTCATGCGGGTGACGGCCAAGGAGTTGTCCGCCAGGGTGATCATATCCGCCCCCGCATCGCGCAGCGCTTCTGCTCCGCGCATGAAGCGATCGATCGTCAGATCCCGCGGCGGGTCAAGCTCGACGATCACCGTATGGCGCTGCCGAACGAGCTCGACGATCGACGGCTCCCGCGGCGGCTGCTTAACGGCCTCGGCTGCCGATCCGGATGCCGGTGCCTCCGGTTCTTCACCCACGATAACCCGCCCTCGGGTCGGTCGATCGAGCGCTGCCGTCTCTGCCTTCGTTTCATCCGCGCCGCTTGCGCCCGGCTCACTTGCTCTCACACCTTGCCCGGCCAAGCTCTTCAGATCCCGTCCTTGCAGCGCCTGCGCCATGGCGGCGATATGCTCCGGTGTCGTGCCGCAGCAGCCGCCGATGATGCGCATGCCGCGCTCGGCAAACATCACGGCGCATTCAGCGAAATAACCCGGCGTCGCGATGAATTCCACCCGGCCGTCGACGAGATCGGGGATCCCGGCGTTCGGGAACACGGACATCGGCACAGGCTGCCGATCCCGCAGCTTATCCATCGCCCGCATGATGCCATAGGGACCGCTGCGGCAGTTGAAGCCGACGATGTCAGCACCGCTCTGAACGGCCTGATCAAAAGCTTCCTGCACGGTATACCCGTCCTGGGTCCGTCCCACATCTTCCATAGCGAATTGGGCGATCACCGGAAGATCACTGCTTATTCCGCGAACAACGCTGAGTGCAAGCAGCATCTCTTCCAGATCGTAGAACGTCTCCAGGAGAATCGCATCGACGCCCTCTTCGATCAGCACGCGGATCTGCTGGTCAAAATTCCGGCGCAGTTCCTCAACCGCAATATCGCTCCGCCTGCCGCCGCGAATCGATCCGACGGCACCCGCTATGTAGGCATCGTCACCCGCCGCCTGGCGGGCGATGCGCACCGCGGCGCGGTTGATATTCTCCACTTCATCTTCAAGTCCATACTTCGACAGCTTCTCGCGGTTCGCTGAGAAGGTATTCGTCTCGATCAGACGCGCTCCCGCTTCGTAATAACGGCGGTGCACATCCGCGATCACTTCCGGCTTCGTCAGATTGATCTCCTCATAGGAGATTCCCACGGGAAATCCAAGCTGATATAGATAAGTGCCCATCGCACCGTCACCGATGATGACTCTCTCCCTGAGGGCGCTGCGCAAATCTTGTTTCATCTTCATCCCCACCAATATCTTATCGGTAAATTTAATATTCTTAATGGTAACACAAAGCTCCAGGAAAAATAAGAGTATCTTACTCGGAATTTTGACTCTATCATGAACAATTCCTCATACTGGCTTACAATTCATAAGAATGCATAAGGACGCACCAGCGGTTGAGCACATCCTATGCATGTTATACGAAATTTCGTATAAACAGGTTCTGAACGGGGTGCCTCATTAGGGTTTTGACCGATTATTAGGACATAAACCTCTGCTCATGCACACTTTTCAGTTTTTGTACGAATTTTAGGACAAAATCCTTCATCGGTGCACTCTTTCTTAGGTTTTTATACGATTTTTAGATCAAAACCCTTAGTGAACACACCAACTCCCAAGAGTTTATCCTAGTTATAGGATAAAATTCAAATCCGCCAGACTTATTCTGACGGATTCGATACAATCATCCTGTTTGAGATCTTCCCGCTCGATCATCCTGCCTGCTCGATCATCCCGCCGACGATCCTGCGGCTGCTGATCCTATCGAATGACGGGGTTGGACTTGCTGCCGGGCATGCCGCCGCCGTAGATGATTTTCTTCTTCTTCGGCGCACCGCCGCGCAGCACGCTGCCCGCTCCCATCAGGAAGGTCGGAATGCCTGCGAACACCAGGACCAGCGCCCATTCCCGGATACCGAGATCGACGGTTTTGAACACCGGCTGCAGTGCATCGATGTAGATGACGCCGAGCAGGAGCCCAATCGATGAGAGCACCGCAAGCACGAGATACTTGTTCTCGAACACGTTGCGATGGAAGATCGAACGTGAACTGCGGCAGTCGAAGACATGAATCAGCTGTGCCATGACCAGCGTTGCGAAGGCAACGGTCTGCGCCAGGGACAGGTGATCCGGCTCGGACTTCAGCGTCAGCCAGAAGGCGGCCAAAGTGCAGAGTCCGATCAAGACGCCGCGGCTTAGAATCTTCCAGCCGAGACGGCGGGCGAAGATGTTCTCCTTGGCCGGACGAGGCTTCTGCTTCATCAGATCGGATTCAGACGGATCGATGCCTAGAGCCATCGCCGGCAGACCGTCGGTGACCAGGTTCACCCAGAGGATCATGATCGGCACGAGGGGCAGCGGCATCCCCAGCATCATCGCGATGAACATGACGAGGATCTCGCCGACATTGGATGCCAGCAGATAGCGAATAAACTTCCGGATATTCTCATAGATATTGCGTCCTTCCTCGATTGCAGCGACGATCGTGGCAAAATTATCATCGCTGAGCACGAGGGAGGAGGCTTCCTTCGACACATCGGTGCCGGTGATCCCCATCGCGATGCCGATATCCGCCGCTTTGATCGCCGGCGCATCGTTCACGCCGTCGCCGGTCATGGCGACGACATGACCGCGGCGCTGCAGAGACTTTACGATGCGCAGTTTATGCTCCGGCGCTACTCTGGCGAAGACATAGATCTGATCCACCTTCTCATCTAAGTCCTCATCGCTCATCGCTGCCAGCTGCTTGCCGTTAATCACCTTGCCGTTTCTCGGCAGGATGCCCAGCTGCTTGGCGATCGCCTCCGCCGTCAACTGATGGTCGCCGGTAATCATCACCGTCTTGATCCCCGCCTGTTTGCAGGTCAGGATTGCATCCTTGACTTCTTCCCGCGGCGGGTCGATCATCCCGGCCAGCCCGATCAAGGTCAGGCCCCGTTCCGCTTCTTCCTCCGTGTCGCAGCTTTCGTGTTCCTTCACGTCCCTGTAAGCCAATGCCAGCACGCGAAGTGCCTGTTTAGCCATCGCTTCGTTGGCGGCCATCATCTTCTGCCGCAGCGTTCCGGTCAGCGGCACCACATTGCCTTCCCATAGAATATAGGAACATTGGTCAAGGAGCAGATCAGGCGCCCCTTTGACGCAGACGATCCGCCCGCCTTGATGCTGGACGACGACGGACATGCGTTTCCGCTCCGCATCAAAGGGAAATTCCTTCACCCGCGTATACATCCCAGCCAGGGACTGACGAGTCATGCCGGCCTTACTGCCCAATACCAGCAGTGCTCCCTCCGTGGGATCTCCTTTAATATCGCAGGTTTTCTTCGTTCCCGGGGAGGCAGCGGATTTCCCTTCCTTTGCGGCTTTCATCGCTGCTTTAGGGGCGACAGCCTCCCCTGATTGCTCGACCAAGACGGCATTGTTGCAGAGCACGCCGACCTGCAGCAGACGCCTGAGGGCGGAATCCCGCCTTGCGTCGATTCGCTTGCCCTGCTGTGTGATCTCGCCGTACGGCTCATATCCCAAACCCGACACTTCATATAGAGAGCCGCCGCTCCATAGATGGGTGACGGTCATCTTATTCTGGGTTAGCGTCCCCGTCTTATCAGAGCAGATCACCGACGCACAGCCCAAGGTTTCGACGGAGGGGAGTTTGCGCACGATCGCCTTGCGCTTGATCATCCGCTGCACACCGAGGGCTAGAGCGATGGTAACGATCGCCGGCAGACCTTCGGGGATTGCCGCCACGGCCAGGCTGACACCGGCCAGGAACATGCCGTAAGCCGGCTGTCCATGCATAATTCCCGCTGCCACAACCATCACAGTCAGCGCCAAAGCGATGACGATCAGCAGCTTACCCAGCTGTTCCAAGCGATGCTGCAGGGGTGTAGCCATCGCATCCGTCGTCTGAATCAGATCAGCGATCTTGCCCATCTCCGTATCCATGCCGGTGGCGATCACCACCGCCCTTGCCGTCCCCCGCGTTACCATCGTGCCCAGGAAACCAAGGTTGCGCCGATCGCCGAGCGGCGCGTCTTCTTCTAAGATCGTATCGATCCGCTTGTTGACTGGGACGGACTCGCCGGTCAGCGCCGATTCCTCCACATATAAGCTGTTTACTTCTAGAAACCGTACATCCGCCGGGATGCGATCGCCGCTCTCGAGCAGGATGATATCGCCGGGGACAAGGGTATGTGCTCCGACCTCGTTCACTTCGCCATTGCGGATGACCTTGGCCGTAGGTGCCGAAAGCTCCTTCAACGCCCGCAGTGATTTCTCCGCGCGGTATTCTTGGATGAACCCAAGGATCCCGTTCATCACGATGATCGCCAGGATCGTGATCGCATCCAGATACTCGCCGAGCAGCCCGGAGATGAGCGTGGCACCGACCAGTACCAGCACCATGAAGTCCTTGAATTGATTCAACAGAAGCACGATAGGTGATATGCGAACCCCTTCGCTTAGAACATTCGGACCGGCTGCTTCCAGCCTTCGCTTCGCTTCTCTGTCAGATAATCCGCTTAACGCATCCGTTTTCTGTAATCGGATCACATCTTGCGTGCTCAATTGATGCCACCTTTGCTGACTCATCGATTTCCCTCCTTGTAGAGTTCCAGCGAAAGCGTCAACTCCGGCCGACGCCCCCACAACCTGTCTACCGTATGTGTATTCTGACAAGCTGCGAAATATCCCAGTCGCGGACAAAATATAGCGCCGGCTTCTGCTTGCCGAATTCCATCACTTTTTTCTTGGCGAAAAGTATGGCATCATGGAGTTTAGCTCATCCGATCATCGACATCGGGTCATCGAGCTCGAAGCCTCCCGATTAACACAAAGAGATCCTTACAAAGATAAAGGTATAAAGATAAAGAGGTGAATCCCATGTCCTTAGACGGCGTAGCAGTCCGCGCGGTTGTCCATGAACTTCAGCAGCTTACGGACGGCCGCATTCACAAGATACACCAGCCCAGCGAACACGACATCGTCATGCAGATCCGCGCCGGCGGCAGGAATCACAAGCTCATCCTGTCTGCCAATCCAAGCATGCCGCGCGCTCATCTGACGAACGAACATTTCATCAATCCGCTTGAAGCACCGATGTTCTGCATGCTGCTGCGCAAGCACTGCGAGAACGGCATCATCGAACGCATCGAACAAGTCGGCATGGAACGCATCATTCATATGTATGTCAGACAGCGGGACGAGATCGGCGATCTAAGCCATAAGAAGCTCATCATCGAGCTCATGGGCCGGCACAGCAACATCATCCTCGTCGATGCGAACACGGATCAGATCCTCGACGGCATCCATCACGTCACACCGGCGATCAGCAGCTACCGCATCGTCATGCCCGGTGCGGCCTACACCCCTCCGCCCGCTCAGGACAAGGTCAATCTACTGGAGATTCCCGCGTCTGAGCTGCATACCCATATCGAATACGACAAACTCTCGCCTTCGGAGCTCACCGCAGCCGTTGAACGCCGGGTGATGGGCAGCTTCAGCGGAATCGGACCGCTCACAGCCCGGGAGATCATCCACCGCGCCGTACAAGGCGAAGGTCTGATCGCGGCACTAAGGGACTTCCAGAGCGTACTGCGGAATCATCAATATGAACCCTGCATTCTGGAACAAGAAGACGGGAAGCCGGTCTTCTCAGCGTTTGCCCTAACCCATATCGAAGGCAGGCTGCAGCCCTTTGATTCCATCAGCGCTTGCCTGACCGACTATTTCAGCGAGAAGGCGCAGCGCGATCTGGTCAAGCAGAAGACAGCCGATCTGATGAGGATCCTGACGAATGAACTGAACAAGAACGAGAAGAAACTCGAGAAATTATACGAATCTCTTAAAGAAGCCGAGGGCGCCGACCATTATCGGAAGCTCGGCGAACTGCTAACGGCATCGTTGCATACGATCAGCCGCGGCCAGTCAGAAGCGGAGGTCATCGATTATTATGATGAAGCCCAGCCGACGATTACGATCCCGCTGGATCCGAAGCTGTCGCCGGCAGAAAACGCCCAGCGCTATTACAAGCGGTATAACAAGTTGAAGAACAGCCAGACCGCGGTCCAAGAGCAGATCGAAACCACCCGGCAGGAGATCGCCTATCTTGAGACCTTGATCCATCAGCTCACCGATGCGACCTTGGACGACATCGATGAGATCCGCGATGAACTCGCTTCCCAGGGCTATGTGCGGCAGCGCAGTACCCCCGGTCACAAAAAAAAAGAAGCCGGCTAAGCCGACTCCCCTCTGTTATCAATCCCCGGAAGGGATCGTGATCTATGTGGGCAAGAACAACGCGCAGAACGATTATGTGACCAACCGCCTTGCCCGCCCGTCGGATACATGGCTGCATACGAAGGATATTCCGGGTTCCCACGTCGTCATCCGCAGCGCAAACTTCGGTGAAGAGACACTATATGCCGCCGCGCAGCTGGCCGCCTATTACAGTCAGGCCCGCGGATCCAGCCAGGTTCCGGTCGATTATACCCTGATCAAACATGTGCATAAACCGAACGGTGCAAAGCCGGGCTTCGTCATCTACGATCATCAGAAGACATTATATATCACACCGGATGAAGCATACATCGCACAGTTGGAACGCTGTTCGGGCGAATCGTCCAGCGGTTGACGCGCATTCGTCTCATCTCCTTTGTCCCCAGCTTTGGACAAGGGAGGTGAGGTATTCCCGCACCTGCTCCGCCAGCTCCGGCCGCTCGAGGGCGATATCCACCGTCGCTTTGATATAGCCGAACTTATCCCCGATATCATAGCGCACGCCCTCCAGAGGATAAGCGATCATCTGTTTCTGCTGATTCAGCACGCGCAGGGCATCGGTCAGCTGAATCTCCCCGCCCTTGCCCGGCTTCGCTTGCTCCAAGATCGAGAAAATCTCCGGTTCGATGATGTATCTGCCGATCACCGCCAGATTCGAAGGTGCTTGATCGGGCTGCGGTTTCTCTACCAGATCGCGGATCTTGATGATCCCGTCCTCCTCTTCAGGCGAGATGATGCCGTATCGATCCACTTCTGCGGGACTCACCATCATCGAGCCGATCACCGACGTCCGGTGCTGATTATACATATCGATCATCGACTTCAAGGTCGGCGTCTTCGACATGATGATGTCGTCGCCCAGCAGCACGGCGAAGGGTTCATTGCCGATGAACTTGCGCGCGCACAATACGGCATGACCTAGACCCAGGGGCTGCTTCTGACGAATATAGTGAATATCCGCCAAATTCGAGATCTGCTGCACCATCTCCAGCATTTTCTGATTCCCCTTCTCCTCCAACATCAATTCCAGCTCAATCGATTTATCAAAGTGATCCTCGATGGCGCGCTTGTGCTTCCCCGTAACGATGATGATATCCTCTACGCCCGATTCAATCGCCTCTTCGACGATGTATTGGATGGCAGGTTTGTCGACGATCGGCAGCATCTCCTTCGGCTGCGCTTTCGTCGCCGGCAAGAATCTTGTCCCTAATCCGGCTGCGGGAATGATTGCTTTGCGTATCATAAAGGTCCCTCCTTCAACAATTGGACACCGGAAACAACCGCTGGATCTGCTGCAGCAGATCCTTACGAAACCCTGATCACAGGCATGGCACTCCGGTTACTGACACAGGCCTGCTCGAATGTTTACACTGACCAGCCACAGCCACAGCCAACTGCACCAAAACCGGGCACTCAATCGGACTTCCTTGATTTACAGTATTCAGCGTTTTCAATCCGGTGATATACGGGTATTCATACCGCGCATGGCAGCAGCATTGGATCAGACCATGGGGCGGATCATGGATAAGACTATGCCGTCTAGAGCCATTGATCCAGATCATGTTTTTTCAAAAAGGTCATAAATGTAACTGCCGCAAGGGGCAGCAGCGTCGATTTGAGGTAAACGGCATGGAAATCCCGCATGAAATTCAGTCCTCGAATGCGCTTCGTTACGATCGTCCCCAATACCGATTCATTCCGCACCGCCGAGCGGGAAAGCACAGACAATCCGAGACCCGCCTCCACAGCGGACTTCACGGCCCCTGTGCTGCCCAGCTCCATGACGATCTTCAACTGCTGCGGGTCGTGCCCGCCTGCCCGCATCTCCTGTTCCATCACCTGCCGCGTTCCTGAACCCTGCTCGCGAAGCACGAAGGGATGATCGATCAGCTGCTCAAAAGTCGGTTCCTCCACGTCTCGCAGCGGATGGTCCGGCGGTATGATCAACAGCAGCTCATCACTCAGCACCACATCGGAATGAATCTCGGGATGCTCGACCGGCGCCTCCACTAAGCCGAAGGTCAGCTGATGGTTCACGATCTCTTCGACGATCTGCGCCGTATTGAACACCTTCAGGCTGATCATAATATCGGGATATTCCCGGGCGAACGGACCTAATAATCTGGGGAGGATGTACTCGCCGATCGTCAAACTTGCACCGAGCTGCAGTTTACCCTTCAGCATCTCCGTGTAGCCGGCCATCGCCTGCTCCGTTTCCTTCATCAAGGCGACCGCTTGCCGTGCATAGGGAAGCAGCGCCTTCCCCGCATCGGAGAGCTCAACCCGCTTCGTCGTGCGATGGAACAGCTTCACGCCGAAGTATTCTTCTAAAGCCTGCACCTGCATCGTCACCGCCGGCTGCGTCATGCTGAGGGATTGGGCCGCCGCTGAGAAGCTCCCGTAGACAGCGACGGTATGGAAGATATGAAGATGATGGAAGTTCAGGGCCACGCCGCTTCCTCCTTATATAAACTATTCTTATATTTTAGCACAATATTTCCCGCCCCGCGACAGAATTCCCTCCATCCCTTACCAGAGAATCCTTTATGTACCGTCTGTCAGATCGTCTTTCATCATCCCTCATGGCAACTGCCGTCCTCAGCTATGATCCTGCCTCTGCAGTTCTCTCTCCAAAATAAGAAAGCGCTCAGCAATCACTGAACGCCAGCAAACCGCCGCCGTGCACAAGATCCGGCAGCAGAAATGTTAGATTAGCAGATCTATGGGCTTATCTTCTCTTACGCGCACTCTTCACCAAGGTCATCCGACGGGAATGCCGGAGCCATGAATAGTAGGTGCGAAGATCTCTTAATTCCATCGTCTCAGACATGCGGCCAAGGAAAGTCACCACGATCATCTTGTGTACAGGACCTCCGGCGAGATCCGTCTCGTCTTCCATTTCCGAGAATTCCGCCACCATCACCAAGTCATCGTCAACGACATACACATCCTCTTCCTTGCGATAGTACGGTTCGATGCGGCCCTTCTTCAATCGTTCCCACAGGAACGCGCAGATATCCGCGTATCCGGTCTTCTTCGATTCCACGCGGCTTTCCCAGCGCATGCGGGCATGATTGGTGATGACGATATCCGATACTTTATACCTACCTAGCTCCACATAAAATGGTTCATATGTACTCCATCGTTCCATGGTCGCATCCTTCATTACGGCTCCCCCTTCGATGATGGGTATTTATAACTAGGATATGAATACTATTATTTTCTATTATAAATCTATAAGCGCTTTTGCACAACAAAAAAACGCGAAAAAGCGATGATTAGTGACATCAATCGACTTTTTGCGCGTTTTTCAAGGGGGGATATCACAATTGGAAATGTAAAGGTTGTCTGTGTGATGAATGGTTAGAATGGTTATGAATGATAGGTGAACGCCTTAGATTGATCAGCTTCATCAGCTTGTTCAACTTGCTCATCTCTGCCGTCGCTGCTGCTTGAACTAGTGCTGCTGTTGAACTCCGTGGGAATCTCTCCCCTTAGAGATCGTTCGACACTTTTGACGTACGGCAGTTTCTCCAACTGAGCGATGATGCGATCAGCTTCTGCTGCGTCCACGTACAGAACCACATATCGCATCTTCTTGGATATATAATGAACGTTGCCGTATTTCTCAAAGGTTCTTGCAGGCTTTAGGTCTTTCGTCCAAATGATCAAGCCCGTTCGTTCAGGAAACAACATATTAATCCCTTCTTTACCTCAAAAGCTATAATTCTTTAAGACTATCAGACTATGCAAGAAAAACCTCATCCACAGCGGCACGCCCCGCCGCTCCCGCAACCGCTGACAGGCAGCGGATTATTGCTCGGCACTTTAATCGATTCCGAGACGGCATGGGCGATGGTCTTGGACAGATCATAGAGAAGTTCATCCAGGTTCTTCTCTGCTTCTTTATATCGTCTAACCGCTTCGAACTTTTCCAGTTCCTTCTCCGCTTCCTTCGCTTCTTCCAGCGCGCGGTGATATTCAGGATGGAAATGTCCGAAACGCTCACATTCCGCAAACATTTCTTTTTTCCTCGTAAAATCCCGAATCTTCTCCTGAATCTCTGGACTGGATTGGACGATCTTCTGCCACTTCAAGTACTCGGCGACTTCCTGGGAGTTCGTCACCATATCTCCCAGCTCATAGGCCATAAGAAGTACCTGGGCCGTGTCCAGAGACTGAATCTCAGCTGTTTGCATCGGCATTTCCCTCCTTATTACAGCATGTTCCTCTATCATCATAGCATGAAATTGAAATTTGGGAATCCCTTTTCTTATTCCCAGAATCCCGGCATAAGGAGCTTAAGCTGCTCGATATCTCGTAATTCCAGTTGTTTGCGTTCCGCTCCTGAACTGCCGTACACCTTGAATGAAGTCCCCGTATCCACAATCGAACTCGGCACAAAATCGAATTCCTTATCTGCTGCCCGAAGCCGCACCGCCGTGCGCCAACGGATCGCCTGTTCCAGCAAAGCTCTGCTCGTGGACGGATGGTAACGGCGGTATTGTTCATACCAGATCGACGGAATCTGCTCCACATCCGGATAAACCTCTTCGATCACATCCTTCGGCGGCGCCAGTGCATGAACCGCGCTTGCATCCC
Coding sequences:
- a CDS encoding bifunctional homocysteine S-methyltransferase/methylenetetrahydrofolate reductase, whose translation is MKQDLRSALRERVIIGDGAMGTYLYQLGFPVGISYEEINLTKPEVIADVHRRYYEAGARLIETNTFSANREKLSKYGLEDEVENINRAAVRIARQAAGDDAYIAGAVGSIRGGRRSDIAVEELRRNFDQQIRVLIEEGVDAILLETFYDLEEMLLALSVVRGISSDLPVIAQFAMEDVGRTQDGYTVQEAFDQAVQSGADIVGFNCRSGPYGIMRAMDKLRDRQPVPMSVFPNAGIPDLVDGRVEFIATPGYFAECAVMFAERGMRIIGGCCGTTPEHIAAMAQALQGRDLKSLAGQGVRASEPGASGADETKAETAALDRPTRGRVIVGEEPEAPASGSAAEAVKQPPREPSIVELVRQRHTVIVELDPPRDLTIDRFMRGAEALRDAGADMITLADNSLAVTRMNNMALGHLMHERVGIRPLVHIACRDRNLIGTQSHMMGLHALGIDHVLAVTGDPARIGDLPGSSSVYDLTSFEMIRMIKQLNEGIAFSGKPLKQRANFVVGAAFNPNVKHLDKAVKRLERKVEAGADFIMTQPVYDPALFQQIAEMTEHIPIPIFIGIMPLASGRNAEFLHNEVPGIKLSDDVRARMAGLEGEDGRKAGVAIAKELLDEAMRWFKGIYLMTPFLAYEMTVQLVEHVWEAVPRYAPNQS
- a CDS encoding calcium-translocating P-type ATPase, SERCA-type; the encoded protein is MSQQRWHQLSTQDVIRLQKTDALSGLSDREAKRRLEAAGPNVLSEGVRISPIVLLLNQFKDFMVLVLVGATLISGLLGEYLDAITILAIIVMNGILGFIQEYRAEKSLRALKELSAPTAKVIRNGEVNEVGAHTLVPGDIILLESGDRIPADVRFLEVNSLYVEESALTGESVPVNKRIDTILEEDAPLGDRRNLGFLGTMVTRGTARAVVIATGMDTEMGKIADLIQTTDAMATPLQHRLEQLGKLLIVIALALTVMVVAAGIMHGQPAYGMFLAGVSLAVAAIPEGLPAIVTIALALGVQRMIKRKAIVRKLPSVETLGCASVICSDKTGTLTQNKMTVTHLWSGGSLYEVSGLGYEPYGEITQQGKRIDARRDSALRRLLQVGVLCNNAVLVEQSGEAVAPKAAMKAAKEGKSAASPGTKKTCDIKGDPTEGALLVLGSKAGMTRQSLAGMYTRVKEFPFDAERKRMSVVVQHQGGRIVCVKGAPDLLLDQCSYILWEGNVVPLTGTLRQKMMAANEAMAKQALRVLALAYRDVKEHESCDTEEEAERGLTLIGLAGMIDPPREEVKDAILTCKQAGIKTVMITGDHQLTAEAIAKQLGILPRNGKVINGKQLAAMSDEDLDEKVDQIYVFARVAPEHKLRIVKSLQRRGHVVAMTGDGVNDAPAIKAADIGIAMGITGTDVSKEASSLVLSDDNFATIVAAIEEGRNIYENIRKFIRYLLASNVGEILVMFIAMMLGMPLPLVPIMILWVNLVTDGLPAMALGIDPSESDLMKQKPRPAKENIFARRLGWKILSRGVLIGLCTLAAFWLTLKSEPDHLSLAQTVAFATLVMAQLIHVFDCRSSRSIFHRNVFENKYLVLAVLSSIGLLLGVIYIDALQPVFKTVDLGIREWALVLVFAGIPTFLMGAGSVLRGGAPKKKKIIYGGGMPGSKSNPVIR
- the galU gene encoding UTP--glucose-1-phosphate uridylyltransferase GalU — its product is MIRKAIIPAAGLGTRFLPATKAQPKEMLPIVDKPAIQYIVEEAIESGVEDIIIVTGKHKRAIEDHFDKSIELELMLEEKGNQKMLEMVQQISNLADIHYIRQKQPLGLGHAVLCARKFIGNEPFAVLLGDDIIMSKTPTLKSMIDMYNQHRTSVIGSMMVSPAEVDRYGIISPEEEDGIIKIRDLVEKPQPDQAPSNLAVIGRYIIEPEIFSILEQAKPGKGGEIQLTDALRVLNQQKQMIAYPLEGVRYDIGDKFGYIKATVDIALERPELAEQVREYLTSLVQSWGQRR
- a CDS encoding selenium metabolism-associated LysR family transcriptional regulator, with product MALNFHHLHIFHTVAVYGSFSAAAQSLSMTQPAVTMQVQALEEYFGVKLFHRTTKRVELSDAGKALLPYARQAVALMKETEQAMAGYTEMLKGKLQLGASLTIGEYILPRLLGPFAREYPDIMISLKVFNTAQIVEEIVNHQLTFGLVEAPVEHPEIHSDVVLSDELLLIIPPDHPLRDVEEPTFEQLIDHPFVLREQGSGTRQVMEQEMRAGGHDPQQLKIVMELGSTGAVKSAVEAGLGLSVLSRSAVRNESVLGTIVTKRIRGLNFMRDFHAVYLKSTLLPLAAVTFMTFLKKHDLDQWL
- a CDS encoding YlbF family regulator gives rise to the protein MQTAEIQSLDTAQVLLMAYELGDMVTNSQEVAEYLKWQKIVQSSPEIQEKIRDFTRKKEMFAECERFGHFHPEYHRALEEAKEAEKELEKFEAVRRYKEAEKNLDELLYDLSKTIAHAVSESIKVPSNNPLPVSGCGSGGACRCG